The genomic stretch AAAATATTCCCCATCTTAGGATTCTTTTGGTTTTTATACGGTTTTATTGGTCTCATCTTTTTATTACTATTCCTTAACGTGTCGTAACAGCGCGTATACATATATGCTTAATGTGTAATTTCTATATAACAAAGAAAAAAGTATCCGTTATGGATGCTTTTGATTACTTATACGCTTAATTTTTCAGTAATCTCTTCTTCTGTTAAATCGTATTGTGATTCCTCGCTGTCTATAAAAATAATTATTTCGTTAAGTTTCAATATGTAATATTGCATATTCTTTACTTTCAATTTCCATACATGTAATAATTTATTTATAAAAATACAAAATATTAGTAAAGATGATTTATATGAACAAATTCCTGAAGAAGGTAATTAAATCCTTACAAACTTTTTGGGGATGCTTAGCATTTGGTGTATTAATGTTTGCTATCTTCTTAATTATGGATCTAACAAATACACCTTTAAATACATTGAGTTGGAGAGATTGGCTAGGTTCTGCAGTAGGTGCAGCCATTGTATCTGTAGGGATATTCACTTTAAGTAACTTGGATGTGAAATTAAGTTCGTCACTTGAATTATAAAAATGGGATTAAACCCTATAACCTTTTCAAGAATCAGCCATATTTTATTCCTGAAAAAGTGCTTTATTTTACTGAAAGGTGGTTGCGGAAACAACTGCCTTTTTGTTTATGACAAAAGGATTATTTTTTCAAATGTTTACTACTAATGATCAATAAATATCTTATAATTGTTATATACGAAATATTTTGTTTAGGAGCAGATAAAATGCCAGTTACACTAGAACTTATTCTTTTTATTCTTATAGCAATTAGTGCTGTTGGCTATTTGATAAAAGAATCTCAAAAAACTAAGAAAAGAACCCTTGGAATTTCACTAGAACTTTTAGTTCTTTTCTGGTCAATATGGAGAATATCGACTATCATAATCCAAATTTCGGAATATAATCTCTTGTGAATAAAACTAAATATTCTGTCAATACTTTATATTACATTAGATTTTCTCCTTATTCCCCCTTGGAGAACCGAGCAGTTAGCTATTATAGCTTGCTGCCTTGTTATGTAAAATAAAGCATGTATAAAAAGCTTTCTCAACACCCAATTAATGGAATTTAATTACCTTTTATGGTAATATATTGGTAATATAGTAAAAATCTATCGTTCCATTAACAGGACCCGTCCCCCTAATCGGGTCCTGCTAAATGTTCTCTATTAAAATGGTGTTTTGGTTCGACTATCGTCTTTACTTCCCCACGTCCTACAATTCAATATGTAATATTACATATTTGGTATATTTGGTATATTTGGTATATTTGGTATATTTGGTATATTTGGTATATAAAATTTATAAACATGTAATAATTGCTCTATACAATGTTTATAATTATTATCGAAAGGAGAATACTACATGTCTTTCTTTTCGTGGTCTCCTCTTATTTTCTTAACAGTTGTTGCAATCATCATTTCTATTAAAAAGAATAAGAAACAATAGCTTTAAATAGTTACAATTAGTTATTCTTAGGGGGTGTAGTTATGTCATTTGCAGCATGGAGTGCAATTTTTATGACTTTAATCGGAGCAATGTCAGGAGTAATATTTGGTACTATTTCTTCTAAAAGAAGTAAAAATATCAACTAAAAACCTACTAATAAAAATAAATTTTTATTTTAGTGACAGCTGATACAATCTTAATATTCCAGCTATCATTTTCTATTCAAATAACTATTTTTTCACTTTTTTGATACATTTATGAAACATTTATATGTTATCTTCAGTATGTTCTTTTCTTCTCATAACTTGTGTGAATTATACCCACACAAGAAGCTCTAGATCCCTAAATCTAGGGCTCCTTCGTTTAAATAAATATTTTTTCAATTCGATGTATAGACAACTATATATTAAAATGTTAAAATATTGTTGTGATTCCCGTTTGGTTTCACATACGACTTTTTTCTTCGGTTATGGGGTTCTTACGTAATAGTAAGAGCCATTTTTTTATTCCAGCAAGTTTTTTGTTAAAAATTTACACACACGTACTTTTCGATATATAATTAAATTATCAATATATTAGGATTGTTAAGTATGTCAGGAACAATAATGTTTTTGTTATACATTTGTTTCGGAATGAGTGTCGTTTTTAGCTTAATAAGGGAATTTCGAAAACCACAGAAAAACCAGTTCTTAATTTTAGTTGATTCTTTAATTTTGCTAGGAGCTCTATCCCTAGTAAGCAGTATCTTCATCTAAATCAATAACCACGTAACTCGGTACTATTAAGATTTCTTTAACGCATACATTACATTTAGGATTTCCATGTGCAGAAATCCCTTTAATAATTTCAATTTCTAATAAATCTATTTCTGTGTTATCAAATATTTCAATCACATGTAAAAGTTACGTAAAGATTGCTATGATTTAATTCTTCCACCCCAGAAACGTTATATAATGAAATTGCAAACATTAGGTTTTTACCTTTCTATACGACATAATTCTTTGCTAGGAGCAAATCCTAGCCTTTTTTATTTCACCCTCCGTTGATCCGAAGTCCAGATTCCCTCTTTCAATTACATTAGCTTGCATGCTAGCCTCTTTAGGGAATTCAATGTAATCAACAAGTACACTAACCTTCCCTCTAAAACCACTATCCTCAGTTCCAAGAATCACGCGTCATACCACTACGCGGACGTACCTGCAATTCATATCCTGGTGGAATCTCCAAAGCTAATCCCATTTGTACAACCTTTGTTTGGCCCGGCCATATAATCGTGTCCTCTGCTGCTACAAGATCAAAACCAGCATCACCAGACTTTGCATATCTTGGTAACTCCAAATCTTTTATAGATTTTCCGAACGGGAAAGCCCACTACGGTGCGATAGCACCCACTTTAGGAGTGGGATGAGAGTGAGGTCAAATGCTGTACACAAATCAAACACCGCAGGTACGTTCTGTACATCAAGAATTTGAAATGGTATCATTTTCATAATAGACATGTAAAAGTCTCTAAAATAATCTTGTTCTCTGAAAACAGAATACATATGAGGTTGGAGTAAAAAATTCTTCTACTCCGTAAAATGTATTGAGTCGTCAAGCACAAGACGCTAAAACACATTTGAGAACTCACAATCTGACTCGTTTGGTAATAGAATGAGTGCCGTATCTGCTATATGCACTGGATACGGCGTGGTGATGGCACACCGCAATCTTGCACGTCAGCGATACTAGAAATAGACTTCGCCTTTGGTAGTAAGAATCCCACTGACGTTAGCTAGCTTGTGGCTTTAGCCGTGGGAGTGTCAATTACCTCCCTTTGCTTTGATTAATAATTGAGTCACTTCGTAAACACCATGTTGTATTTCCATCATTCTTAATACACTCCTTTAATTAGATTCCACAACTCTTGTTCAGTCATCTCATAAAGTTGTCGACCTGTCTTTTCCTCTTTATAAATTCCTTTTTGTAGTAAAACATCGATATAGATTTGTTTCCTGTCCATGTTGCCTCCTAGCCGCTTTTCTTCTTAGGTCTCCTTATAGGTGTAGTTGCTGCCCTTTGTGGACTCCATCCTCCTTTTAATACTCTTTTACTAAATGTGCTATATGAAATACCGTTCTCTTCAGCTAAATTGACCATATCTTCCATTGTTGCTCTTAATTTCTTTACAGGCTTTTTTGCTGCTTCCTCTGGTGACATCCCTTTATAAACACGAGTTAAAAATGTCTTCTTTTTAACCCCATTTTCTAATGCTATCCTTAACCACTTTTGTTCCCTAAATTGATATTTCCGAGGCGGTGTATTAATTGCCTTACTAACATCCCATCCCATTTGATACACCCTACGATATAACATGTTATAGCCAATGCCGTTCTTCTCGGCTGCTTGATAATCTTCCTTTTCTAGCCATTTATTTATCATCATGGCGCTATGCCTCCTAATCCAAATTCATAATCTCCTCTAAAGTTCTATCTGAAATATGGGTGGTAATGATTTGTATATTCCCGTATTTCTTTTTAGCCATTTCTATAGCTGCGCCCCCGGACTTCGCGTCAAACCAACGGAGCTTCCATTTCTCGTCTTTATCGTAAAACTCTACTGAATACGTCATAATGCTATTACGTTTCAAAAACTTATCCGCTGTACTTGTTGCGGTATAATCAAAACTTCCGACTACATCCTCTAGTGTTAGTTGTTTCATGCTCCTAACCCCATTGGGCGCGATTTGATTTTGTTCTTATCTACCTGATCCATGATTAATGCGGCGATTTCTAGTTGATGCCTTCCTAGCTCTTTTGCTATTTCGAGAATACCTTTATCCTCATCCCACATTTTTCTTAATTGAATCACTTCACTTTCATCAAACACTAAGTCTAATTCTTCTAAAGCGATATATAAGTTACGACGCAATTTCTTCATGTAACTTTCCTGTTGCAACGCCATTATGTAATTCTCCTTTTCCAAATCCGTTCCAATTCGTGGCATCCCATTTCCCCTCCAGTTGTAATTGATGAATTTCCCTTAGCTCCGCCATAACGGCATGACGTCTTCTATCCACTTCTTCAGGACTGAGATTCCCTGCTTCGCAAATACAAGGTGCAAATTGAAAGCATCCATTACCCATATCGTTTTTAATTACTCCCGTTCCGTTACATGCACACATTTTAATTCCCCCTTTAAAAATGATAATGTCTTTCTTCTGTAATACTTTGTTTCTTTGAAAGTAATCGTTCTGAAGTTATTGAGAATCCGCGATACAATCCGTTCATAATACGCACCCTCTAAACACACTCCTGTAAGGCTTGTTGTAAATATAGTAGATTGAACCTTACTATTTTGTTTGATCTATTTTTAACTTGTTGTAATTCCTTTTTATAAGTAACCCTTACTTCTCAAGTTTGTTTATTATCCTTCGTAATGTAGCAGAAGACCATAAAGGATAAAGGAAATTACTTAAGCCATTCATCGTAACTGTTATAGCCTTCATTGAAATACTTTAATATATTTACCAATAATGAACTTGTTGTAAAAATATCGCTTCATTTAATCCAATCGTTTTATTAATCCTAATAAAACGATTGACGGTTGTTAATGTATAAGTATTTTGCTCATTTAGTTCACTTTCTTCATCCAACACTCATAACTCACATTGTCCTCCATGCCAGTAAACCGAACCTTTTCTCTCCCTCTGAACTTACCTTCATGATAAAAGGTTCTTTCTGCCCTATATATTCGTTTAATTGGCGTTACATAGTCATAACCTCGTTTTTCTAAATCACGAACTGCTATTAACATCTCCTTCATAGACCCACGCCTTACAGGTATCTTAAACATCACGCATTCGCCCTTTCGCATACTGCTATGTTGCCTTTAACCCACTTTGTTGATTTCTTAAGTACTTCTTCTGCTTGTTTTAATGTCAATTCGCCAATTTCTTTAATACTTAATTGTCCTTTAATCCTGTCTTCATCTACTTTTCGACGAGTAGCTAATTTTTTTATGTTTAATTTAATTGCACTAACTTGTTGAGCATTAATTATTTCCTCTTGGATTTCTAGTAAATCTTCACCCGCATAAATTTATAAACCTAATCCGTGAATTGCAATTGCTTTTACTAAGCACCGCTGGATACTCGTGTTAATGTCAAAGCTGTTACGCTCTGCAATTGGCTTATTTTGATTGTTTAGTAGTGGGTGACTTTGACTTAGTGATTTTCTTGTACAGTTAATTCCCCCCCTACAAAGTAACCACAATCTGTTTTGAGGTAAGGCCCTCCATTAAATCGTTTTACTTCCCATATTGCTGTTGGATCTACTTTTTAACTGCCCATGATAAGTAGTTAAAACGCCCTTTCTTTTCAACATGTTCCGTGCAATCTATTTAAACTAATTTAGAAAAGTAGTTTTCAGTTGTCATATGAATTTCCCCTTTTTAAAATGGTGCTATTTCCGTTTGTTTACTAGCTTCATAGACTTGCATAAGTGCTTGTAATCCATATTCGTAAGCTACAACCATTGATGCAGCGTTAGGCTCTTTGCTTTGCTTATATCGTTCAACCAAATTCATTAAAATTTGAATTTCAGCTTCAATTTTGGTTTGTAGTCCCACCTTATTCACCTGCCACTTTCTCTGTAGAATGAGACATTACATATTGCGTAATGCACTCTGTTTCTGCGTGTAAGTAATCACCACCAAAATCTAAGTAACTTTCACCGAAGTATATTTCTCCATTGCAACCTTCACATTCTTCAATAAAGTCTCTTGCTGATGAGTCATGATAATTACCGTAAGTAATTGGATTTTCAATCATATTTCATTCCTCCTTATTTACTGAGAGAAAACGTATGTTATAATACATGTAGCTAATTTTAGGGAATATTTTCTCTACAACGCTCGTTGCCATCGAGCGTTTTTTCATTTTTAATAGATAACTACCTAACAATCTGTTAAAATTTAGTTACCGATATGTGTAACAACTGGCCTGTGCTTCTGTACGGGCTTTTTTGATGCTTTCAGGCATCATAATACTCAGGAACCAGTCTATTAGGTAGGGCACCCTATTAGATTACCGAATATTACGAAAAGCAAGAGCTTGTCGTATTCACTCTATAAAAACGCTATTACAAACATAATCCCTTTTGGCTCCTATGGATTATCAACTTTTTTCATAATTTTTATCTTTGTTTTTTTATATTCATAATTTCGTAACATCTTTATATAATGTTTTAATAGATTTTATGTTAGACTTATAACATTCCAAGAAGTCCTTTACTTTTAGAATCGACAATTCTTCAATACCCTTAGTCTTGCCCTACATCCCCTGTAGGGCTTTTATCATTAGCTAGGGTGGTTATACCTCAACCTTATCTGTTCTGTTATGCACAACTCTAGTTCTTAAATTCCTTATGATCCACAAGATTTTCTTTTGTTCATATTCATCACGCTGCTGCTTATTCTTCATCTTGTTACCATCCCATTTTTTGTCCCAGACATCTATTCATTCGGTGTACCAGGTATTCCAATAAACATATTACTGACGATACTATTACCAGTGATAATGTGCTTTCCTCCATCATTTACATCGCTGCCCTATCGATTTCTGGAATAATTCCGCGTTTCGTTAGTATTTCATGAATAAATCTGTACTCATTGTAAACACTCCTCATAATTTTTTTAATAACAAAGCAAATCAACCATCTTCTCTGTTTTCTTAGAAATTTTTTTATAATAAAGAAAAGCTGATGGATAAAACCTCCATCAGCTTTTCTATTTCTTGCTATTCAATTAGAAGCTAACTGTCGCTGCTTCCTCTCCTGAATTAATCATTCGTTGTTCAATCTTTCCTAGCAGTTCCTTTATCTTACTTGAATAAAGTTTAACTGCTTTCGTAGATTGAGCATTCTTAAGCTCTTCTGTCCATTCTGCTAAATCTTCCTTTTCTTGATCATCTAGATAATCAAAAACTTCCTTTCGAGACATGGGGCTCACCTCAACTTAACTCTTTGTATTTGGCCGTTACATAACCAAATCTCCTCATCTCTCTATTTCTATTTATAACAGATTACTCCTCTTTTATTCCTTATTCTTTTTTTCGAGTTCGGTCAATTTCTTTGAAATAGACTGAAGCTCGTCAGTTTTTACTTGTTCCGTCGCCAAACGATTGTGCAGCAGAAAAGCTTGCCCTGAAATCCCAGCAAGAATACTCACCTTAAGAATATCCATCATTGTTTCAGGGTTAAACATTGCAACACCAACGAGTGAAGCAATACTGCCTACAAACATCTCTCCCAAGAAACCCGGGTGAAATGCAAGCTTGCTCTTACGAGGCAACAAAAACTTTTTGTTTGTGATGTAATGACTAGCCAATCCTGAGACCATACCAGCCACAACTGACACAATTACTGTAACCAACATAATATGCACCCCTTTTCGAAAAACTTTTGACATTGCAGCAGCAGTTTCTATTTAATAATTAATTCCTATGACATAGCATCACCCCTTTCAGGCAAAAACAAATAACCTTCCAGGAAAATGAATTGTTTACACAATGAAATAAAGTAACATAAAGTTCCTTTTTGTGTAATTTCATTAACCCGAAAGGCTATAAGTAGTTAGTGATATAAAAAAGAAAAATAAAAAAATGCAACTAAATTATATCACAATGAAGTTCGTTTTATCTTTAAATTCAGAAAATTTATTCTGTTATTTAACTTTCTCAAGTTAACAAATCAAATTCTTTGATACCTTTACACTAATAATTCGAAAGCCTGATTATTATTTATTTTTTCAATCTGCCATCAATTATGCTATAGATTACACTACAATTTTGATAAATATAGAATTCCAGTATTTCAAATGCTACCTGTTTTTCTTCAACGTTTTCATAATTGCATAAATTTATTATTCTCGTTCCTGTCTCTCGTACTAACCACAATACCTTTCGCTCAAATAAGAAATAATAATATATATCAAAGAAATAAAAATCTTCTTGATATCCTATTAACTTATTTCGTATTATATTTTCCATCTTTATCAGCTCTGGATAATTTCCCAAATCTATTTCTGACGGTGCAATACAGGTATTCCCTCCTAAATTTTTTTCAAGAATTAGTAATGTCTTCAGTACTTCGTTAAAACTGTTGTTTTTTGTTTCTTTTCCTTCTTTCCATTCTTTATTTTCGCGATTATAAATAGACACATTCATCAATATACACTCCTCTTTTTATCGTTTTTATTAAAATAAAGTTCTATTACGAATGTTACTAGTTACCATCTTATTGTAACTATCTTCAATTACATGTTGTTCTTTTTGATACTGATCCCATTCAGCGGCTGTGATATACGAGATAACATCTCCTACATGAATATAAACCGTATCACCTACTTTAACGCCTTCGAGTTCTGTATCGATGCTTAAATCGATATTTTCAATTCTAATTAATCTTTTGTTAATTAGTTTCCCTTTAGTTATTTTCCATCGATAAGCATTTAAGGTAACAGGATGTATTGTTTCTGAAATTCTCAATAAATGATTCAAATTATCACTCCTTTTTTAAGCAAAATAAAAAAGCAACCTAAAAGGAGAAGACATAACACATTAAAAATGCGTACTCTTCAACCCGATAGGTTGCTTTAATTACAGAAAGGAAAAAGAAAAAAGATTATATACTTATTATACCATACCAATAACCAAAATCATCCAATTCATATATAAAATTAATGTAGCCACTTTATAATTTTTATGAACATATAATTCTTAATCCTCAAAATAAAAAACCAATATTTTTATCTTTTCATTACAATACATGTAAATTTTATTTACATTTTTTCTAGTGAGAACCCAATACCAATCAAACAATGATTTTAAAGCATCATCCACCAAACGCTTTCACTCTCCTCAATTATTAACTTTAAGAAGTTAGTTAATTATTACAGAAAGAAAATATTAAGATTTTATGTTACAATAATTATTTGTTTCGTATATTAGAAAGGAGAAATTTATGAATCTAATTAAAATTAAGATGACTGCATTATGCTTTATATTATTTTTATCAGCATGTTCATCAGCTCAAAATGACTATGATTATAAGAACGACAAGGATGGTTATCTAGAAGCTATCGCAAAAAAGGAATATGAAATTGATAAAGAGTTGGAAGAAGTTGAAGACACATCAATTTCAGTTGATGAAAGAAAAAAATATGTCGATAAAGCAATTTCTATTATGAAAGAAGCAAAAAAGATTTCTCCACCTTCTGAATTTAAAACTGCAGATAAAGAATATGAAGAATATCTAGATTTATTTGCTAAGTTGGTGGATGAAGCAAAAGGAAG from Bacillus thuringiensis encodes the following:
- a CDS encoding Fur-regulated basic protein FbpA, producing MDRKQIYIDVLLQKGIYKEEKTGRQLYEMTEQELWNLIKGVY
- a CDS encoding helix-turn-helix domain-containing protein, which produces MPRIGTDLEKENYIMALQQESYMKKLRRNLYIALEELDLVFDESEVIQLRKMWDEDKGILEIAKELGRHQLEIAALIMDQVDKNKIKSRPMGLGA
- a CDS encoding DUF4257 domain-containing protein — translated: MLVTVIVSVVAGMVSGLASHYITNKKFLLPRKSKLAFHPGFLGEMFVGSIASLVGVAMFNPETMMDILKVSILAGISGQAFLLHNRLATEQVKTDELQSISKKLTELEKKNKE